The DNA region TCAAGTACCCGCCTCCTTGAAAAACAAATGAGTGCATCGCCTTTTTTAATATGTTTTATATGAAATTCCTTGGTTTCAACCTCAAGAGGGGTATCACGGCTGTACTCGTGAATTTTCATGTCTGAATCACCTAAAAGCTGCAGCAGCATGGGTTTCGCATTTCTACTTCCGATAATATGTACTTCATGTGCTTTCGCTTTCGTAATAGCTTTATACCAAGAAAAACCACGATCCTTATCGGTGATCATTTGTGATTCATCAATAACTACGATTTCATACGCATCTTTTTCATGGAACATTTCCACGGTGGAGGAAATATGCTTAGCGTCCAGAACCATTTTTTCTTCCTCACCTGTTTTTAAGGAGCAAGGTGTTCCCTCAGCATTTAATTTATCATATACTTCCAGAGCTAATAGCCTTAGCGGGGCAAGATACAAACCGCTGCTAGATTTCTTCATTCGTTCCAAGGCATGATGTGTTTTCCCTGTATTCGTTTCTCCAATATGAAGGATATACTGGATTTTCCTGTCAACGGAGGGGCTGTACTCCTGGCCAAATATCTCCTCCATGATTCGAGTTTCTTCCAGTTTCTTTCGTTCGATTATTGCCTCTTCCTCTTGTCTTTTCCGTTCTCGTTCTCCAAAATCCTCTTCAAAAATTTGCTGATGGACCTCAAGATCAAAAGGAATATCCACAAGTTTTAAAAGATCTGTAAGATACTCATTTTGAATGTCCTCAATAAAGTAGTCTTCTACTTCATAAAGTAATTGGGCAATACTTCCCTTAACAAAAGAAGGAGACAGGTTTTGATCGAACGTTTCTAAGAATTGAGTTTTAATCTTTGACGGCAATTTTTCAAGGACCATTTGTGGGAGCAAGTCGGACAGATAATCAGAAATTAAACTTTCATATACAAAAAAGTAGGTTTGGTATTCATAAAAGCTCCGGCCCGAGTGAACAGTTTTATGAATGTCCCCGGTTAATTCTTCAAAAAACTTCGCAACTGTTGTATAGGCATCTGGTTGGAAGTTACCCTCATCTACTAACTTCTCCTCTAATGCAAAGGTATCTACGGATTGAAATTTTTTATTATTCTTGATGTCTGCTGCTAGCTGTGTTGCAATAAAATACCGAATGTATAAATAAAAAAGTCCATAGTTTTCTTCTAGAATATTGCTTGCATCTTCTTCGATGTCCGCACGAATTTCTTGTTTCTTTTCCTCTAAATCTGCTTTTATTTTTCGTTTCAGATAATCTTCTTTCGCATGATGGTACCGTTCTCCCCATTCCGCGTCTTTCCCTTTGCTTGTTTCACTTAACCATTCCATTACATTAAATGGTTGATATGTCCGCATTTCATCTCGAAATAACTTATTAATTAGTTTACGGTCAATTCCCTGAACCTCAAACCCTTTATCACTCAAAAATTGCTTTTTTTCATTTTTTGGCACATCATTTGTAGATTTATTCAACCACACATTAATCCAGAGCTGCTCAAGATAATGGCCACGGTCTGCTACATAATCCTCAAATTTTGGTAAAGTTTCCTTTGTCTCAAAGTAGTGATCAATGTCTTCATAGATTTTTCTTTTTGTATGTTCAATGGCTTGAGGATAAATGATTGTTAATTTGCTCATGTAATTTACTCCTCTTTAAATTGGCGTTTTTTGCGCATAGAATCATTTTCTTTTTCGCGTAATTTGGGTATAATGAAATCATAGAGAAGCATATAGTAAAAAGACCGAGCACGCTAGAGACATGCTCAGGTCTTGCAATAGGCGGTTCCCCTAAGGGAATCGGCATAAGGGCAATAATCCACCACTTACGCTTGCTGGCTCAAGGGTGGATTATTTCTTTTTATGGAAAGACAGCACCGCAACAATGAGACTAGCAAAAGAAACAGCTAACATCAATGCTTGAAAAACCGTCATAGGCAACACCCCCTTTCAGAGGAGAGTGTGCCGACCACCCTTGAGAAACCCTATTCTATTGCAATTCTCATTATATCATCAAACAATATATCGAACAAGCGTTCTTTAAATGTTATGTTGAGTACAATATTGGTCAACTAAGTCTTCAATTTGACCAAGCTCTGGAAACGTCCCTGAAAAATCAAACTTAATTTCTTCAAGAAATTCCTCCCGATTATATACATGAATCGCACCGTTTTGTTGAATCACACTAAATTCTGGTACAAATCGATACCCGCTACGCTCAATTGCTCCCATTCAAACGACCCCTTTTTGATGAAATTATTTTAGTATTTGCTTAAAAATAGAAGCTAATTCTTCAAAATCCCACTCACTGGCGGATAACCCTCCCAACTGGCGGATAACCCTTCCAACTGGCGGGATAACCCTCCCAACTGGCGGATAACCCTTCCAACTGGCGGATAACCCTCCCAACTGGCGGATAACCCTCCCAACTGGCGGATAACCCTCCCAACTGGCGGATAACCCTCCCAACTGGCGGATAACCCTCCCAACTGGCGGATAACCCTTCCAACTGGCGGATAACCCTCCCAACTGGCGGATAACACATCCAACTGGCGGATAACCTTCCCAACTGACGGATAACTCTCCCAACTGGCGGATAACCCTTCCAACTGGCGGATAACCCTCCCAACTGGCCGATAACCCTCCCAACTGGCCGATAACCCTTCCAACTGGCGGATAACCCTTCCAACTGGCCGATAACTCTCTCAACTGGCGGATAACCCTCCCAACTGGCAGATAGCCACTCCCAATTATAACGGTTCAACACTACTTCTTAAAAAGAAAGGACGCATACCAATGTACACGTCCTTTCGCAAATTATGCTGTTGTAAATACTTCATTCTTGTTTGATTGGTGACGAATGGTCGCTTGGGCTGCTGCTAGTCTTGCTAATGGGACACGGTAGGGTGAGCAGCTGACATAGTCTAGACCTGTTCGGTAACAGAAATCTATTGAGCTCTTTTCACCGCCATGCTCACCGCAAATACCAGTTTTCAGCCCTGGCTTAGTTGTGCGACCCAGCTTGACAGCCGTTTCTACAAGCTTGCCTACCCCATTTTGATCAAGGACGGCAAATGGATTTTCAGGAAGGACCTTTTCTTCAATATAAGACTGCAGGAATTTCCCTTCTGCATCATCACGGCTGTAACCAAAAGTCGTTTGCGTTAAGTCGTTGGTTCCAAAGGAGAAGAAATCTGCCTCTTCCGCAATTTGATCTGCTGTCAACGCTGCACGCGGGATTTCAATCATGGTTCCAATTGTATACTGAAACTGCTTTCCGGTCTCCTCTTGAACCGCTACCGCTGCATCAGTGACAACCTGACGCATCCGCTTTAATTCATTGACATGTCCAACGAGAGGGATCATGATTTCAGGCTGTATTTCTGCTCCATTATCAGCTAGGGTTGCTACAGCATAGAAAATTGCTTTTGCTTGCATTTCATAAATTTCAGGATACGTCAAACCAAGACGACAGCCGCGGTGACCGAGCATTGGGTTAATTTCATGTAACTGGCGAACCTTTTTAAGCAATAGCTCTTTTTCCTGTAGCTCAGGAGAAGTTGGATTTTGAATTTGAAGCTTAGTTACTTCCACTAACAATTCATCTTTGTTAGGTAAAAATTCATGTAAAGGTGGGTCCAATAAGCGAATGTTCACTGGATAGCCCTTCATTTCTTCAAAAATCCCCTCAAAATCACTTTGTTGCATTGGTAATAGCTGCGCTAAAGACTCTTTACGTTCACTATAGTGTTCGGCTAAAATCATTTTCTGTACAATGGGCACTCGTGCAGCATCCATAAACATATGTTCAGTCCGAACCAAGCCAATACCGGTAGCGCCAAATTCAAAAGCCTTTCTTGCGTCAACCGGGTTATCTGCATTGGCACGAACACTAATTTTTTTCTCTTGATCTGCCCATGCTAACAGGAGCTGGAACTCATCAGAAAGCTTCGGTTCAATCATTGGAATTTCACCAAGCATAATTTCACCTGTTGAACCATCGATTGTAATTAAATCACCGTATACGATCACTTGGTCCTCAACCGTAATTTGTTTTGCCTTAACATCAATTTTTAATGCTTCACAGCCACAAATACATGCTTTCCCCATTCCACGTGCGACAACGGCTGCGTGGCTTGTCATTCCACCGCGACTTGTTAAAATTCCTTGGGCAGCAACAATACCATGGATATCATCAGGTGTCGTTTCCGGACGGACAAGGATTACTTTCTTGCCTTCCGCACTTAATTGTTCTGCTTCATCTGCGTCAAATACGACTTGACCCGTTGCCGCACCTGGTGAGGCAGGCAGACCCTTTGCCAATAATACTCGTTGATGTTTATCATCTATTCTGCGGTGAAGTAGTTGGTCTAATTGTTCTGGATCCACGCGAAGCAACGCATTCTGTTTATCAATAATTCCTTCTTCAACCATTTCAACAGCAATCCTGATTGCCGCTTGTGCAGTCCGCTTGCCATTACGCGTTTGAAGAATAAAAAGTTTGCCCTTCTCTACAGTGAATTCAATGTCTTGCATTTCCTGATAATGCAACTCAAGCTGCTTACAAGTATCGACAAATTGTTGATAAACTCCTGGCATTTCATCCTTTAAGGTTTGGATTGGTTGAGGTGTACGAATCCCTGCTACTACGTCTTCACCTTGAGCATTTATTAAGTACTCACCATAAAGTTTGTGTTCACCAGTGGATGGATTCCTTGTGAAGGCTACACCAGTCCCAGAGTCATTACCCATATTTCCAAACACCATACTTTGGATATTGACCGCAGTGCCAAGGTGATCTGGAATCTTATTTAAACGGCGGTATACAATCGCACGCTGGTTATTCCAGGAATCAAACACTGCATTAATCGCAAGAAACAACTGTTCTTTTGGATCCTGTGGGAAATCTTTTCTTGTATGTTTTTTTACAATTCCTTTATAACCAACAATAACTTCCTTCCAATCCTCGGCTGTCATCTCTGGATCTGAGTTATACCCCTTTTGTTCACGTGTTTCTTCTAAAAGTTGTTCAAAATAATAAACATTGATATCAAGCACTACATTACAAAACATTTGAATAAAACGTCGATAGGAGTCATAAGCAAAACGAGGGTTGCTCGTTAATTTCCCCATTCCCTCAACGGTTTCATCATTCATCCCAAGATTTAATATGGTATCCATCATTCCAGGCATGGAGAAAACAGAACCCGAACGAACGGATACGAGTAATGGATCAACTGGGTCACCAAGTTTCTTACCCATTTTTTCTTCCAAACGGCTTAGTGCCACGAGTACTTGGCTTTCAACTAAAGATGGTATGGATTTACCTGCCTCATAATATGCATTACATGCTTGTGTTGAGATTGTGAAACCATGGGGAACAGGTAAGCCGATATTTGTCATTTCAGCTAAATTGGCCCCTTTTCCTCCAAGCGTCTCTTTCATCGTTCCATTTCCCTCATTGAATAAGTAAACAAATTTTTCCATCATTATTAGCTCCTCTCTTTTTTAAGCACTTCTAATATCAATCCAGCTGTTTCTTCTATTGCTTTATTGGATACATTAATTATTGGGCAGCCCACACGCTTCATTATTTTTTCAGCGTAATCCAATTCTTCAAGGATACGCTCAAAGCTTGCGTAATTTGCCTGTGAACCTAAACCTAATGCTTTTAGGCGTTCTGTACGAATTTCATTTAACTTATCCGGTGAAATAATTAACCCAATCGTATTTTTTCGCGGAATCTCAAATAATTCCTCTGGAGCTGGAACCTCTGGAACCAGCGGAACATTCGCTACCTTAAAGCGCTTATGTGCTAGATACATAGACAATGGGGTTTTTGAAGTTCTTGATACTCCTACCAAAACAATATCCGCCTTCAGAATTCCCCTTGGGTCTCGACCATCATCATATTTCACAGCAAATTCAATGGCTTCAATTTTCTTGAAGTACTCTTCATCCAATTTCCTCATCAAACCAGGTTGATGATGTGGCTGTTTATTAAAACTTGCTTCAAAAGCATTCATT from Neobacillus sp. FSL H8-0543 includes:
- the ppdK gene encoding pyruvate, phosphate dikinase, with protein sequence MEKFVYLFNEGNGTMKETLGGKGANLAEMTNIGLPVPHGFTISTQACNAYYEAGKSIPSLVESQVLVALSRLEEKMGKKLGDPVDPLLVSVRSGSVFSMPGMMDTILNLGMNDETVEGMGKLTSNPRFAYDSYRRFIQMFCNVVLDINVYYFEQLLEETREQKGYNSDPEMTAEDWKEVIVGYKGIVKKHTRKDFPQDPKEQLFLAINAVFDSWNNQRAIVYRRLNKIPDHLGTAVNIQSMVFGNMGNDSGTGVAFTRNPSTGEHKLYGEYLINAQGEDVVAGIRTPQPIQTLKDEMPGVYQQFVDTCKQLELHYQEMQDIEFTVEKGKLFILQTRNGKRTAQAAIRIAVEMVEEGIIDKQNALLRVDPEQLDQLLHRRIDDKHQRVLLAKGLPASPGAATGQVVFDADEAEQLSAEGKKVILVRPETTPDDIHGIVAAQGILTSRGGMTSHAAVVARGMGKACICGCEALKIDVKAKQITVEDQVIVYGDLITIDGSTGEIMLGEIPMIEPKLSDEFQLLLAWADQEKKISVRANADNPVDARKAFEFGATGIGLVRTEHMFMDAARVPIVQKMILAEHYSERKESLAQLLPMQQSDFEGIFEEMKGYPVNIRLLDPPLHEFLPNKDELLVEVTKLQIQNPTSPELQEKELLLKKVRQLHEINPMLGHRGCRLGLTYPEIYEMQAKAIFYAVATLADNGAEIQPEIMIPLVGHVNELKRMRQVVTDAAVAVQEETGKQFQYTIGTMIEIPRAALTADQIAEEADFFSFGTNDLTQTTFGYSRDDAEGKFLQSYIEEKVLPENPFAVLDQNGVGKLVETAVKLGRTTKPGLKTGICGEHGGEKSSIDFCYRTGLDYVSCSPYRVPLARLAAAQATIRHQSNKNEVFTTA
- a CDS encoding pyruvate, water dikinase regulatory protein, translating into MLEQKEVVYVVSDSVGETAEFVVKAVATQFNGGQVDIRRNSYVEDLEDIEDIIALAKVGKSIIAYTIVIPVLKEYLDRRAKEENIIAVDLLSPLMNAFEASFNKQPHHQPGLMRKLDEEYFKKIEAIEFAVKYDDGRDPRGILKADIVLVGVSRTSKTPLSMYLAHKRFKVANVPLVPEVPAPEELFEIPRKNTIGLIISPDKLNEIRTERLKALGLGSQANYASFERILEELDYAEKIMKRVGCPIINVSNKAIEETAGLILEVLKKERS
- a CDS encoding DEAD/DEAH box helicase, with protein sequence MSKLTIIYPQAIEHTKRKIYEDIDHYFETKETLPKFEDYVADRGHYLEQLWINVWLNKSTNDVPKNEKKQFLSDKGFEVQGIDRKLINKLFRDEMRTYQPFNVMEWLSETSKGKDAEWGERYHHAKEDYLKRKIKADLEEKKQEIRADIEEDASNILEENYGLFYLYIRYFIATQLAADIKNNKKFQSVDTFALEEKLVDEGNFQPDAYTTVAKFFEELTGDIHKTVHSGRSFYEYQTYFFVYESLISDYLSDLLPQMVLEKLPSKIKTQFLETFDQNLSPSFVKGSIAQLLYEVEDYFIEDIQNEYLTDLLKLVDIPFDLEVHQQIFEEDFGERERKRQEEEAIIERKKLEETRIMEEIFGQEYSPSVDRKIQYILHIGETNTGKTHHALERMKKSSSGLYLAPLRLLALEVYDKLNAEGTPCSLKTGEEEKMVLDAKHISSTVEMFHEKDAYEIVVIDESQMITDKDRGFSWYKAITKAKAHEVHIIGSRNAKPMLLQLLGDSDMKIHEYSRDTPLEVETKEFHIKHIKKGDALICFSRRRVLETASRLQNDGHSVSMIYGSMPPETRKKQIQQFNSGLTKVIVATDAIGMGLNLPIRRIVFLENEKFDGTRRRLLTSQEVKQIAGRAGRKGIYDIGKVAFTRDIKLMRRLLMQEDEPVHTFSIAPTNSVFERFQRYYRDLGSFFELWGKFESPKGTKKAALTEERTLYQIIAGTEIEARLPLMDLYGFLHLPFSKNELVLSKQWEETMYAIIQGRPLPEPPIKQRSLEDLELTYKAIGLHLLFLYRLGERTEAIYWERLREEYSDKVQDRLKTDIKKFVKKCKNCGKNLPWDHSFPTCEACYQAKNRKYYYDDKY
- a CDS encoding YbxH family protein codes for the protein MGAIERSGYRFVPEFSVIQQNGAIHVYNREEFLEEIKFDFSGTFPELGQIEDLVDQYCTQHNI